From the Hevea brasiliensis isolate MT/VB/25A 57/8 chromosome 13, ASM3005281v1, whole genome shotgun sequence genome, the window aggatgtgaatggatatccatatatttgagctagctagccttgtgatgtgatttctctttatcctctggctattgagattctatttgtttcgaatggcatgatctaactgtgggttttatgaaatatgttttgatactttgaaatgaacttggtttgcattaaaatctcataattcatgttttgtgtttaatgctcatgtttagtcaaatttttgaataaatgtaattttatttttgcataaagattattttagtatattgtgcaccactgagtcctagtactcgtgataactTTATTCTTGTcatgatttagagactagaggaagcgtgaTGATTTGCTAAAGATTGatgatcattcagcttgaagtcttcgggtataatttataccctaactgtaaatatttcttttgatgtatatattgcacataaatgtatggacatgtaaaaatgggtcttgagcagtttgtataaaatttgcataaagttgtaatataaattgtagtttgaaactctcttaatgtaaattttgtaatgatgtatctaaattgttctgTCTCTAATGAAGTAgaatgaaactattttatttaatttgaatgaaatggattgctagtattttgatgatcattggatagtggatttgaaatttgaaagttgataaaggtgttgagaaattgattgagattgagtatgaaattgaagcagttgttgagaaaaatttttagaagtgctttttacaggtatttgaagaactgttttctcaaaatatagagggaattctatcaaaatttttataaaatttgcggaaaaataaaatggaccaaaaatattaactagatttacttttaatcatatgttttaaatacctattagaaaatgctcaccacttaacaaaaataagaaaattgttttaaaatcccttgtagggtacttaatgagttatcggtaggtgaaattcggtaattcattaggtattctacgggatcatgttatgccttacagaggggtaaggtgtgacaaaagtagaattaaaaattttaaatttatataaattctaaaattaataattttaaatttacgtaaattttaaaattaatttaaataatataatataattataattaatttttaaaataaatgataatttaggTAAAGTTATTATTTTCCCTTCTttcacatatttatatataatataatatataattaattaaatatttaatattttttataataatatttataaatgttttatattatattttaataaaatttaaatattttatagaattattaaattcttttaaaatataagttattaataaaaatatattttaaatttaagaattattcaaataataattatcaaatttgaaatgagtttaataatttataataaatttgaattaaatttaaaatgaatttaaatattaaaaataataaataagttCAGATAATTTTTCAGATAATTATCAATTGTCATCCCGTTGAGACataattaagattttttttttaaaaaaaaaaaagctaagagAGTTTTGATAAAATAAATAGATGTTGTTTGCATTTGATATGGATCTGCAATCCAGCTTTTGCAGGCCCATTTTTTGTTCCAAAACTCATGGGAGTCTAAGCCTAACATTCTAAGAAGATAAACGGCGTCGTTGGTTCTCTTCTGCTATAAAACCGGCAACCTTTCCACTTTAGGGTTTTTATCGCCAGGGTTTCTATTTGCAGATTGAGCCTCTAGCCTCCGAGCTCCGAAGTCGCGAAAATGGTACTCTCTCTATCTCCTTCCATGTCTCGTGTGTGAATTTAGATCTTTGTTCTTTCTATTCTGATATGATGTGTTTGATGTGTAGCCGTCACACAAGACCTTCCTCATCAAGAAAAAGCTGGCGAAGAAGATGAGGCAGAACAGGCCCATCCCTCACTGGATCCGCATGAGAACCGATAACACCATCAGGTACTTAGTGTTTTTTCGATTCTTGGTTTTTTGCATTGGATTTGTTCATCGATACTGATTTTTTTTTGGGTGTTCTTTGTGCAGGTACAACGCGAAGCGCAGGCACTGGCGCCGCactaagctagggttttgaggtggaagAGCTTGtttaaatttgaaatcttttaagtgttattttttttaaagttgattttaCAAAACTTGAAACGAGAGTTTACATTTTGGAACATCTAGATGGGATTTTAATGACGATGTTTAATTTCTGTTTATTTTGATATTTCACGTAATGGCTTAGATTTTGTTCCTGTTTAATTTCCTGTTCTAATTTGTTtgcctttagttttttttttttttctatatttcaTTTTTGTTGATTGTTTCATCTGGTTGTTCTACCGTTGAAGTTGCTCCATGTTTGATGGAATTCTGATTATTAATAGTTTGATTTGGAAGAAATTTTGTTTGAGACCAAATGTGATGTGATTCCAATGCTGAAGGTATCTTGAGTTTAGCATGTTTGCATTTTTTGGATTAATCGTCAGGTCCTGTTGCTTGAGTTTTCTAGTAATGTACATGTAGGAAAACTTGCTTTCATCTAATGGAAGAGATGAAAAATAATTGCTTAAACAAACTATTGAGCTAGAAGAGGTCTGTATTCGTTGCATTAACGCATGTTCTGATAGAAAGTGTTTTAGTACTGTCTTTCATGTGAATCTTGTCCAAGTCTTTTAGAAAATAAAGCTGAGCCTTGGGGTGCAGGTGCTTAGCTTTATAGAACTTCATTAGATTCTAAGTAGGAAATTGGTACAATTGGTGGTCTTTAGCCACTAGTCAAAGATGTTCTCAAAGGTAGCTGGAAAAAAAAGTTCTTGAAGGTTGATTCATAAGGTGAAAGTGTTACCCAGTGCAGAATATTTAATGGGCCTAGTTTATCCTGCAAGTCACAAGAAAGTGTGGATGCTGGATGGCACTTGTGAAGGTGCACTTGGACCTTGGCCAGTAAGGGATAGTTGGTGAAGGGCACTTGTCATCGATCAATGGAAGCTATGATAGCTGGATGTGTTGATGTTTTGGAGAACAAGTTTGCCAAGATTGGTGTGAATGCTTAGATTTTGGGAAGGTGGAATGCTCGGTAGTTATCACCTAAGATGGGATGTAGTCAATGAGGCTTAACAGCTTAGGGACAATGATAAAACATTTTTGTGTTGTGATTAGGGATGGTCTGTAGGGGACTGGAATCAGACTGCAGAGTCCCACTCTGTTCAGGTTTCGGTTTTGTTTCATTTATGGTTTTGATCAAATTCaacagtgaaatttattttttaagcaaaattttattttttatataagaaAACCTGAAAATCGAATGAATTGAATTGGTCAGTTTCAGTCTGGTTCAATGTTGGTGTTTTGGTTTAGATCAGTTTCAGTACTGAATTGAACTGGTCTGATTTGGGTTTTGAATTAGACGGTTGCCAGGTTCAGTTGTAACTTTCTGGCATGTGCTTTGGTGGGGAAAAGAATCCTTTTAGGATGCAtggatgtgtgtgtgtgtgtgtgtgtgtgtgtgtgtgtgtgtgtgtgtgtgaaggCTTGGAGGGATTAAATTGTCATCAACACATCGAGTGGTTTCATCATCATCAAGGTTAAAAATTGTTTGTGAATAATGATTCTTGTTTATATACATGCTTTTCGGGGAGCGAGATCAAGCTGTCAGCTTAGTTTTGTTTGATAAATCATTTGCCTCTCTTAAAAGTTTGTATTGAGCTGGCTGTCGCATAAAAGAGTCGAGGCGTCTTCGAGGattgataaatgctcaatttctcAAGTCCTTTGGCCAGTAAGCAACTCTTTATTCTTCTGTAATTTTACTTCGTGTTTTAAGATAAAAAGGTAGGTAAATCTGTACCACACCGATTGcggttaatttttttttcatttcaatcttagaattttgaa encodes:
- the LOC131171893 gene encoding 60S ribosomal protein L39-like, giving the protein MPSHKTFLIKKKLAKKMRQNRPIPHWIRMRTDNTIRYNAKRRHWRRTKLGF